GGAAGAAGTAGCTGTTTTACTTCATACTTCATACCTCATACTTCATACTTCATGCAGCTGTTTTACTTCATACACGGACTCTCTGTCCGTCGCCGTTCCCGAGGAGACGTCGGAACGCAGAGAGCGTTCACCTCACACTTCGCGCCACAGGGCTATCGCCCAGATCGTCCGTCCTTCGGACGACTTCGATGCTTCGCATCGTGTAGGGCGAAGCCCTGGTCAACCTAAAAACTTTCACTTTCATTTAGCAGAGGCAATTTGCTTACACAACGTACAGATTCACAAAGGTGAATTTTCTGGCAAAGTTCATGTGATTCTTGGTCGCAACAACGTTAACGGCGAACTATGGGCAATTGTCAGTAATGAAAAAACTACTCTACAAACCTTTGCTGAATATGGATTACGTTTTGATATCGAAGCGAATTTTTTAGATGACCAATCTGGTGGTTGGAATGTTCAACGCTCGATGATTCGAGATGTATGCGCTTTGTCCCGTTTGTGGTTTATCTTATCTGTGGCTACTCTCTACGTTAGTGCCCAAGGTGTTGAGGTAGTTCGTATTGGCAAACGAAGATGGGTTGATACTCATTGGTTTCGTGGTAATAGCTATTTTAGGATTGGTTGGGATTGGGTCAAAGCTGCACTCATTAATGGTTGGAATTTACTTCATTGCGTGACTTTCTCTAGTAATCAAGATCCCTCACCTGCAATGGCATCACGATCGCAATATCAAAAACGAGCAGATCAGTTGGAGTTCAAAGTTTTAACTTATTCCTACAATATTTCTTGAAAGTTTTGTCAGTCAATCAGATTAGGCATTCCAAAGAGTTCAAATTATTAATAGAAGAAACAGAGGGAGCGCAATGGTTAGCGGGAGAGTGGAATAATATAGGTGAAAAGGAAATATACGCTCGTATTCGTAACGGGGTGATGTTTCCCTATCATCAAGCTCGACAAAAACAAGAATTGATTGCGCCACAAGTTACGGCTTATGTGCCGATTTTACCAGCCGAAGATTCTAGTTTATTAGGCTTACCCAAAGGGATAGGTATTGAATTTATCGATCTACCAGGATTAAAGTCGATTCAAGATCGAGACAATCTTAAGGTTATTCAACAACAGGTTCATAAAGCTTTTAGTTTAGTTGCCTTAGATTATTTACAAGTTGACGACCGCCATCGTAAGTGTCTGTTAGAAGAATTGAAAAAAGTAGTCGAGTATTTACAAGGACGTACTGACTCGATGATATTTATTTTAAATCGAGTAGATTCAAGGGGACAAGACGATATTACGCTCGCCGAAAGAATTGAACAATTGCAGTTAGAGATACAGGCAACTTTAAACTTAGATCGTTTACCTGACATTATTCCCTTAAGCGGCAGATTTCTTTATTATGCTCAGTGTGCTTGGGGAACAAATGCTAACAGCAGCAATTCTGCTGTAGATGCTGCTACTCGCCGTCATTACTTAAGCGGAATGCTTAAAGATTGTTCTAATTTGATTCACTCTCATGTTTGCGAAGATAAAACGTTAAAAAAGCGGTTTAGAGATATAGAAGATCGGGTGGGTAATGGCGAAACTATCGATGACGAAACTATGCGAAAAATTCTCTATCACGTCAATGATTGGAGTGGTGGCGATCGCCTTTGGAAGTGTATGCGCGATCGCGTCCAAGAGTCTTTTTCAGAATTGGTTATATTACCCGCACTATTCGATGTCCTCGAAAGCTACAGGTTGTTAGTCAACACAATCGATGTAGAAGTCAACATCAAAAAGATTGGTAAGAAAGAAGAACTAAAAAGCAAACAGCAAAACATTATCGATGGTAGCGAAAGACTAGCCAGAGAGGTTGAAAATATCCGCGATCGGTTTCAGCAAGAAATAAGAACAATTATCAACCTGCTAAAACAAGATAGTCAAAGCGATCGCAACAATCTCGATCAAATGGGTATTGAAAGCTTTGATTCTTTTTACGATACTGTCAGACAAGTTGAAGAAGATTTAGTAGTAGAACTCATTTTCCCTGTGACAAATGCTTTTGAACAAGATAAAGGAACTTACGAACTAGAAGAAGAATTAACTGAAGTTATTACTCCCCCTAAAGCTAAAGCGATCGCCAAAGCTTATGACTTAGTTAATCGTAAATTGAATGAATTTAAGCTAGATGATTCTGGTTATTTTATTAGACAAGTTCGCCACGACGATAAAGAAGAATTGCGTAGTACGGAACACGCTGAAAAAGCGATTCGTTCCCTCTACTATGCAATGCGTAAAGCCATTACCACTAGAGCAGAATTTACTTTACAAGGACAAACTAAACAATTTGAAACAGGACTGTTATCGTTGGTCAATAAATTAATTAAAGAACTAAAAATTGCTTGTGAGCAAGAACTTCCCGCTCTCGATCTCGATAAAGTAATCATCTCTGATTTTGAAAATCATATTGCTCAAAATCCGCCTCAATTACCAAAAGAACTATTTAACTTCTCAGATACTATTAAACAAAATACTACCAGCAAACGGGAAGTAGTAGGCAAGAAAAAAGAAACCCAACATTACACAGAAGGTAGTTGTTTTAAGCAGGAAAAAACTAGAACTGTTACTAAAAATGTCTATGAAGATATTGAGTATCAAGAATTAAAGCTACCAGATTACAAAAATATGGCGCGACAATGGGCAGAGGGAATTACCCAAGAAAAGCAAAAACTTTGGGATATTCTTGATCGTTGGATTAGTAATTATTTGGAGCAAATCGTTAAAGAGTGCGATCGCGCTATCGATAAGGCAACTAAGTCTACAGAACGAGCTTTTGATAAACAATTACAAGAGATTGAAAAAGATGGGGTTAAGCAAGAAGAATATTGGCAGCAATTTGAAAGAGAACTAAATGCTGTTACAGAAACTCATCAGCAATTACAACAGGAGTCTACCTAAAGATGAATCCTATTAATCGCCAAAATCCATTGACTCTTATAGATGAATTCATTCAAAGTTTAGACGAACTTGCAGGAAATGAAAATAATCGAGATCTAAATTGTGCTATTGATTCTTGGTGTAGGGAACTGTCTATTAATCAACACTTTCCTCAAGCATCTACAGAAATAATCAAAAATAAGAATCAATGGATACAAGATAATCGAATTTATCGCGAATTTCTGCCACTGTACCAAAATCTTCTAGTAACAACAGATAAAAAAATAATGGGAGGAATAGGAAATTCGTTTAACAGGCTGAAGAATATTTCCAATAAAGACTTTTATCACAATGTTCAGGAGACTAAAGAAGAAATGAATGTTAAATCAATCGTATTAATTGCATTTGTACTCACAGGAATAGGTTTATTACTTTATTTATTCAATAAAAAAGAAGATAGCAATAAATCTCAATATAATAATCAGTTAAATAATGATTTAGCTTATCAACCTTCGGTTGAAGAAAAGCAGGTCTTAGCTTTGTTAATTAAAAGCGATCGCTATCAAGAGTTAATTCATTCCTTAAACAAAAACAATGAGAAATTCTGGCAAACAGAAGATGCTTCTAAACTATATGGCGCAACTCAAGGTTTATGGATTGGAGCAAAAAGTAAGTTCGATCAGTCGAGAATCAAGCAAAAACTAAACAATTGCAATCCAGTTACCTCTACATCTGAATACGATGTTCATTTTGTCAAAATAGAACTAGATAAAAACGATTCTAGATTCCATTCTGATGTTAATCCAATGGATCGTCGGGATGCTTTTATGGAATTAGGAAATAAGTCGCCTCAAATCACAGTCTCTCCTAGATTGTCATGTAAAGCTTATGAAAATACAGAGTTTTACAGTCGCTAATTTGAGATAATTCCTATGATTATTAATCCTACTTTTTTAATTAAAGACCCTGCAATAATTCAAGGTTTAATTAATGCTACGATGACACGACATGGTGGTGTAATTAGGGAGGCTGCAACGGGTCAAATTGTCCGTCACTTAGTAGAATCTCCCGCACTAACGAGTAATTTAATGACTTTTGCTGCAAACCCATTATTAGGCGCAGTAAAAGTTGTTTCGGATACTGCTGGTCACGGTATTACTATTCACAAGCTGAATCAAGTCCAACAAATGCTGTCTCCTATATTAGGATTATCTCAGATAGCAGCAGGTGCTAGCGTACTTAATGTCGGTATTAGCCTCGCTGGGTTTGCTTATATGGGTTATAAACTCAATCAAATCCAAACTTCCTTGGGTAAAATGCAGCAGTCAATGGAAGCTGGTTTTAAAAATATTGACGAACGTTTTGATGTCTTATCTGGACAATTAGCATACCTGCATTTATTAGTGCAAGCAAATCGTCAAGGACAAATTCATCTCGCGGATGCGATTAATCAACTTCATCGGACAATTCTAATTAAAGAAATAGCCGAACTACGCGCCGAATTAATAGCGAAAGATCGCTTCCCAGATACATCCATTCAATCTGCTTTAAAAGTTGCTTCTAAAGTTCGGATGATAATGTCTGACCAAGTATTACAAATCACCCCTGAATTAGAACCTCAGAAGATGCTGTTAGCCGATGTTGCTACTCAAGGATGGGCGGTAGCTACAGCGACCGAAGCATATTTATTATTAGAAGTTGGGATGTTTGAGGAAGCACAAGAATTACTCAGTTTAGAAGTTCCCAAATTCAAACAAAATGCCGAACAATGGACAGACAACTTGTTAAATACTGAACGTCCCGAACTAAACACAGGTTATCGATTTACAGCACCAGTATTCAAACAGCACATTAGTCCAGAGAGAGTAGAGAGAATCGTTAATGTTTCTTCAGGCGATCGCAATTTATCTCTAGAGAAAAAACAAGAAAAGCAGGATGATATTGCTGTTGAGTTTCAGATGTCCTATACTTCACAGTATGATCGCAGTTGGATTTATCAGCAAGTAGCAGTAGCAGAATATCTAGATGCTTTTAGCGAATTATCTGCCAGATTAGAAACCTTACAAAATTTTGCTACCCTGTGCCAAGAAACTGGAGTCAAAAGTAGTCTTGAGCTACTATCGAGTGAACAAGAAGAGAATACTTGGTATACACTACCTTGTTGAGCAAAAAAAATAAGATCGAGTCAATACTGTTAGTTTTTACAGACTTTAAAGCTGATTAGCCATAAATATCATCATTGGTGGAAAGTCCTTTTAGACTGACACGTTAGTGGAAGTGGGCGATACTGGACTTGAACCAGTGACGTCCTGCTTGTAAGGCAGGCGCTCTACCACTGAGCTAATCGCCCTCAGTTACCTAATTTACAGATGCCCTTGAGAAAAGCTTTAAAATACCTGAAAACTCAGTACTTAGAAAATATAACAGTCTTTTGGTTTTTTAGCAAACTTTCAATTAAATCAATACAGCAACAAATTATAAATAACAATGCACCTCAGCCTATTCTTGTCTTGATAAGTTAAAAAGGAATTTCTAGACCAATTTTAGATTTAAAACTGCCATCTTGTTGAAGATCGGCATTTAAACCAATCGAACCCAATTTTGTCTGGGCTTTCCAGAAAGCACTGCCACCAGTAAAAGCAGTTTCTCGATCAACATTAGCTTTAACTCCCAGCAAACCCAAAGCTGTTTTAGCTGCAATTTTAATACTGCCACCAGCAAAAGTAGTATCATCATCAAACTCTCCACTTACTCCAACTCCAATATCAGAACCCAATAAACGATTTGTATTCCAAGAAGCATTGCCACCATTAAATCTAGATTGCTCATCAATTTTGACATTGGCAGTTAAAGAGCCAATCAAGGTATTGGTAGCAACATTAACGTTACCGCCAGCAAAGGTAGTATGGTTAAATTTACCCTTGACTGCTAGTGAACCTAACTTGGTTTTGGCATTCCAGGCAGCGTTTGCACCGCTAAATTGAGTTTGATCGTTAAAGTTGCTTTGTACTGCTAGTGAACCTAACTTGGTTTTGGCATTCCAAGCAGCGTTTGCACCGCTAAATTGAGTTCGATTATTAAAGTTGCTCTGTACTGCTATTGAACCTAACTTGGTTTTGGCATTCCAGGCAGCGTTTGCACCGCTAAATTGAGTTCGAGCGTTAAAGTTGCTTTGTACTGCCAACGAACCTAATTTGGTCTTAGTCTGCCAAGCAACAGTACTTTTAATCGGTTTAATTTGATTACTAATATTGATAGCTAAATTTATTGAGCCTAAATCTGTTTTAGTTTGCCAAAAAGCTTTGCCTTTTCTTAAATTTGCTTGAGAATCAAAATTGCCGTCGAATTTCAAAGAACCAATCTTGGTATCTGTTTTCCAAGATGCTACACCAGATTTAAAAGCAGATGCTCGATCCTCAGAAAAATCATCCTGAACTTCATTTAAATCAATACTATTTTTATTTACAGTGAAAGTACTGACGGCAGCAGGGAAAGTATTGTTTGCCTTTTTTTCAGCATTCAATACATAATTAGAAGATATTTTGCTAGTTCCTAAAATTTTAGCAGCCGAAAAAAGCTCTAAATTGCCTCGCATTACTTTGTTGTTAGTTGATGATTGTTTAAAATCACTTGGAAGTACAATTGGCTCTAAAAAATTGATCGATGTGACTAAAAACATCCCTGCTGCGGTTAACCACATAAATATATCTCTGAAATTTAAAAGGTTTTACGGCTGATCTCTAGTTTAAATTTCAGAGATATGAAAAGGGTGTGATCTGCAAACGAAGTTTTGATAAAATTCTTGTTTTGCGCTTAATATAGATTGTTTGGGACTTTTTGTGGCGATTGTAATTCTAATTGTAATTTTAAAATTGATTCTCTAAATATAAAAAAGAAGATGCGATCGCTCACAGCAGCGGACAGACCCCCGCGCATGGTTCAGCATCGGTTTAGGGCGGAGTAATTTGTGACTATTTTTTAATAATTGAAACAATTTCAAATAATTACAGTTAGGTTCAATGTTGATTTTTGCTTCAATTATTTCCGCATTTTCATTGACTATTAGCATTACTTATGTGTAAGATGATACTTATATATAATTAATCTTTAGTTATTTTCCGTAATCTAGTGCAGCGGAATTTTAATCTAAAAGTAATTATCAACATCATTAAATAATTATCAATAGAACAGGAGATATTTAAATATCATGGGAGATAAAGATTTTTTCTTAAGTACTGATGATGCTCAGAGTATGGGCGACATCAACTACATGAGAACTAGCAAAAGAACCAGAAGAACTTTCCCTAAAACCCTCAAGAACAAAGATGGTTTTTCGTTTGACAACGACGTTTCTTCGATGGATAACAGAAACAAACTTCCTAAAAATAGCAATACTAATCAGAATATAACTGAAAATACCGTTTTTAATCCTACTCCTAGCTCTCAGAATCAGGCTGGAACTGGCGTTTCAGCAGCTATCCAAAATAGTCAGGATAAGACTCAGTATGATTTTAAACCATCTCTATCCGCACCTGCACCTGCACCAACTCAACAATCTCCTGAGAAGCGTCGTCAGTCAGATAGTAGTATGGATATGTTCCGTAACATGGCTAAGAACATCGGTAAAAGATAGTAAATTAGTTCAAAACTAAAAGTTCCAGTTTAGATAACAAGAATACTTGAGGTAAATTATTACAGCTTACCTCAAGTATTCTGTTTTTTACTGTAAGATAATATTGCAAAAAGTAAATTACGATGTGTCTGGGACAGGCAAGAATAAGCCTACTAAACGTAAATTTATTTATTAGGGAGTTAAAAATTGATGACCAATACGCAAACTAGGAAAGCCGATCATCTGCGTATTTGTCTGGAGGACGACGTTCAGTTTCGTAATTTAACTAATGGATTAGATAAATATCGTTTTGAACACTCCTGTTTACCTGAAATCAACCTAAGTGAAGTTGATTTAAATATAAAGTTTCTTGATAAAACTTTAAATGCACCCATACTAATTTCTTCCATGACGGGAGGAACAGAACAAGCAAAAATGATTAACTCTCGTTTAGCTGTAGCAGCCCAAAAGCACGGTTTGGCGATGGGGGTAGGTTCACAACGGATTGCAGTAGAAAATCCTGATGTAGCGCATACTTTCGACGTGCGATCGCTTGCTCCTGATGCTATATTGTTCGCTAATCTGGGGGCGGTACAGCTCAACTATACCTATGGCATTGAGCAGTGTTTAAGAGTTGTAGATATTTTAAAAGCCGATGCTTTAATTTTGCATCTTAACCCTTTACAAGAATGTATCCAACCCAACGGCGATACAAAATTCAAAGGTTTGTTAGCTAAAATCAAACAGCTATGTCAGCAAATAAATGTACCTGTAATTGCTAAAGAAGTCGGCAACGGTATATCTGCAACCATGACAACTAAGCTAATCGAAGCAGGGGTAAATGTCATTGATGTAGCAGGTGCAGGAGGAACATCCTGGGCAAAAGTAGAAAGCGAAAGGGCAGAAACCAATTTACAGCGTAGATTAGGCAAAACTTTTGCAGATTGGGGAATTTCTACAGCCGATTGTATTGTCCAAATTCGCCAACAATATCCAGACTTACCTTTAATTGCATCTGGAGGCTTACGGGATGGTATGGAAGTGGCAAAAGCGATCGCCCTAGGTGCAGATTTAGCAGGATTGGCTTTTCCTTTTCTTCAGGCTGCATCAGAATCAGAATCAGCCATAGACGAGTTGATTGAGTTACTAATAGCCGAAATTAAAACAGTTATGTTTTGTACGGGAAATGTTAATTTATCCCAGTTAAAGCGATCGTCTTCTTTGCTCAAGGTTAAGTAAGGTGATTAGGTAAAAACTCAAAACCTTAACTGTAAATTGAGTTTGAAATATAGTTTATTATTACTTTCCATAATTATCTTGCCATATCTATGTCTAGTCGTAGAAGGAGTATCTAGTTTAATATTATTAAACAAGTATGACTTTAAACTTTCTATATCTATAATATGGAATGCAACTTGATCGCCAGATTGTTTAACTACTATAATTCCATTAGCTTCGTAAGTACCATCCCATTTGCTACCTGCAAAAAATCCTAATAAAACATCTACCAAAAGCTTCTTAACTTTACTAACCAGAAAAATTTTATCTTCATACTTTATTTGCTCGATTAAATCAGTATTATTATGAATATAATCAATAATATCTGAGATAGAATTTTTTCTATGTTTGTAAAAAGTAAGTAAAATACTACCGATAATTTCGGGCATCAAAGAGTCAACCATTTTCAAGTTATATTCCATAGTTTTCTTTTCTGGAGCAACATATTTAAATATTCCTCCATATTGTTCAATCAACTTAATACGATCTGTTAATTTAGTTCTAGTATCAATAGCATTTATTTCATCTACTTTATCTTTAGCTAGATTTTTGATTTCAAATATAAAATTGGTATTTCCCGAAGCATTGAGCAAGGTTGGTTTACTTCCCAAATAAGACTTTATACCAAAGCCTTCATTCTCTTTTGCTAAAATGTTATTTTGAATATTTAAAATAATATCAGCTTTTTGAAAGCTGGTTCCACCTTTAACAATAGTCAAACCTAAAATATCTTGAATAACTTGAAAGTCACCAATTATAAAAGTACCTTTTCCTGCTTTGATTTTAGCAACCAAACTTTTTATTGTATTACTATTTATTAGTTCGTTTATCTCAACTATTTTAATTGTATTATTATCTTTATTTAATACTTCTATTTGATTTTTGTTTTTTAATAAAAACTCTAAGTTAATATTTTGACCAGTGACTTTTGTGACTCGAAAATAATCACCCGTAGGATTAAGATTTTCATCTGATAGTAAAATTTGTTGCTCTGCTAAAATTTTGACAAAGGTTAATAGTTCTGACCATTCCCCTTTATTTTTAGTTTTTTTCATTGTTATTTTTTTACTATCTAAAGTGTTCATGTAGGCAATAATGTTTCTACCAACAGCTTTCACTGCATTAACTGCTACGCTATTACCTAATTGCTTGATAGCCTGGGTAGGACTTACTGGAAATTCAAAATTATCGGGAAATCCCTGCATTTTCTTTGCTTGAATATAAGTTAGTTGCCTAACTTCTCCGTTAACCAAATACGAATCCCAGTTACGACGATCATTAATATTTGAACCACGACCACCAACTCTCAAAGTAAACCCTATTTCACGACTACAAACCCC
This DNA window, taken from Pleurocapsa sp. FMAR1, encodes the following:
- a CDS encoding HpaII family restriction endonuclease is translated as MEQKRFTFIDLFAGIGGFHLAMHELGGKCIFASEIDSYARKTYIHNFKNISPQLFQEDLFNSDIRHIVADEIPDFDLLCAGFPCQPFSQAGYKRGFNDFHNSERGNLFFNIADIIKVKRPKAFFLENVRGLVNHDQGKTFKVIREILELDLDYSFYYQVVKASDYGLPQLRPRIFMVGFRDENFFKGFNFPEKLPLRFNMSDVWGGVCSREIGFTLRVGGRGSNINDRRNWDSYLVNGEVRQLTYIQAKKMQGFPDNFEFPVSPTQAIKQLGNSVAVNAVKAVGRNIIAYMNTLDSKKITMKKTKNKGEWSELLTFVKILAEQQILLSDENLNPTGDYFRVTKVTGQNINLEFLLKNKNQIEVLNKDNNTIKIVEINELINSNTIKSLVAKIKAGKGTFIIGDFQVIQDILGLTIVKGGTSFQKADIILNIQNNILAKENEGFGIKSYLGSKPTLLNASGNTNFIFEIKNLAKDKVDEINAIDTRTKLTDRIKLIEQYGGIFKYVAPEKKTMEYNLKMVDSLMPEIIGSILLTFYKHRKNSISDIIDYIHNNTDLIEQIKYEDKIFLVSKVKKLLVDVLLGFFAGSKWDGTYEANGIIVVKQSGDQVAFHIIDIESLKSYLFNNIKLDTPSTTRHRYGKIIMESNNKLYFKLNLQLRF
- the fni gene encoding type 2 isopentenyl-diphosphate Delta-isomerase; the protein is MTNTQTRKADHLRICLEDDVQFRNLTNGLDKYRFEHSCLPEINLSEVDLNIKFLDKTLNAPILISSMTGGTEQAKMINSRLAVAAQKHGLAMGVGSQRIAVENPDVAHTFDVRSLAPDAILFANLGAVQLNYTYGIEQCLRVVDILKADALILHLNPLQECIQPNGDTKFKGLLAKIKQLCQQINVPVIAKEVGNGISATMTTKLIEAGVNVIDVAGAGGTSWAKVESERAETNLQRRLGKTFADWGISTADCIVQIRQQYPDLPLIASGGLRDGMEVAKAIALGADLAGLAFPFLQAASESESAIDELIELLIAEIKTVMFCTGNVNLSQLKRSSSLLKVK